The genomic window ACAGCGCCCTGCACCTGTGCCGGACGCGCTGGCAGGTTGCCCGCGAAGAGAAGATCTTCTACCAGGAAAACGGCTATCACAAAAGGGAAGGGCTGGATCGGTCCGTGCCGGTTCACTTCTATTCTCCGTCCACGTGGCTGGACAAGTTCTGGGTCGCACAGCGGGCTCGCACCTACCGCAGCCGGTTCCCCCTCGGGGACGACGCAAATTTGTTGAAATTGATCGATGCGTTGAAGACGGCCAACGATCTGGAGCGGTTTCCCGCCAGGCAGGAGGCCGGTTTCGAAGCCCGGCGGGAGGCCCTGGCCCCCGTCCTCGCGCAGATCGAAGCCCAGGGGAGCGCCGCCATTCCCTATCTTCTTCCGTTGTGCTACACGTTTTCCTGGGTCAGCCTGTTCGTGCCCGACCTGCTGCGGGGTTGCGGCACGGACGATTCCATTCGCCTGCTTGCGGAACTGGCCATGTTCCGGTTTCCGTATTTCTCCCAGAAATGCCTGCAGAACATCGAATCGTTCGGCGAGCGCGCTCTGCCGCAAATCGAGGCGGTGCTCGACGAAGACCGAGCCTTCGACGAGCTGAAGGTCGGCCTTCTTGCCGTGCTGGGAAATCTTCGCACTCCGGCTGGTTTCCGGTTGCTCGTCGAGTTCACCGAACACGAAAATCCCTACCTGGTGAATGCGGCCGCAGCGGCCCTGGAGCGTCACGGAAACCCGGAGGCCGAGCCGTTCCTTGACCGGGCCCGGAAGCGGTTGAAGGAATTCGACAGCATCGCCGGAGCTCTCGAAGAATTGGGGCGGCCGGAGCCGTGAAACGGAGGCTCACGCCTCAGGCCGGCGCATTTCCGCCGTCCCGCCGTTCGCCGCGATGGGGCGCTCCTTGCCCCACGCCCCGCGTGAGCTTTCCGGAGCGCTTTCGCGCGCGCGGGTCACTCCTTGAAAACGGGTTTCAAAGTACTATATATAAGTGGTAGTGTTCTCAATGCAGTGATTGTGACGGTCCGTGCGGCGCCGTCTGCGCCCGGCAGACGCACCTGAGGTTCATAAGATGGCGCGGGGCGGGGGCCGTTGCGACCGGGAATCCGGAACGGGAATTCCGAACGGACGACAAACAGCATGAGGGAGATAACCATGGAGTCGAAGGATTTTGTCGAAGCCAGGGAAGTATACATAAAGACGGACCGGATCCAGGGGAATATGGTGGTCCTGAAGGAATCGGAAAATGACACCCACTATTTCCTGATGTTTGTCGGTGACGCCGAAATCACGGCCATTGCCAAAGAAAAAGGCCTCGTCGAACCGAAACGGCCCTTGACGCATGACCTTTACATCTCGATTCTCAACCGGTCCGGGGTTGTCATCGAACGGGTCGAGATTTTCGCCATGCAGGAAAACACTTACT from Syntrophobacter fumaroxidans MPOB includes these protein-coding regions:
- a CDS encoding bifunctional nuclease family protein; translation: MESKDFVEAREVYIKTDRIQGNMVVLKESENDTHYFLMFVGDAEITAIAKEKGLVEPKRPLTHDLYISILNRSGVVIERVEIFAMQENTYYAKIYVRIQGEEAVFDSRPSDAVALALHQKCPIMVSKKLLRRELSPEEIQEYEMIVRTVKF